One Candidatus Annandia adelgestsuga genomic window, ATTTATATCTTTTTTTTTAAAAAAAATTTTTGTATAATTAATTAATACATTTATAGAAGTATTAATTAAAAATTTTTCATATTTTAAAGGATAACTTAAGACAAATTTTGATATTTTATTTATTTTTTTAGGACGTCCTATTCCTATACGTATTCTCATAAAATTATTATTTTTAATTTTATATATAAATTCTTTTAAACCATTATGACCGCCATGATAACCATTTTTTTGAAATTTGATTATTCCTGGAAATAAATCTAAATCATCATGTATTATAATAATATTACTAATATCAATTTTATAATAATTAATAATATTAATTATTTGTAAATAATTAATATTCATATATATATTTGGTATAAATAAATATATTATATTATTAAAATATGTAATTTTTCCTAAAAAATTATTTAAATTTCTTTTTTTTTTAAAATATTTTTTATAAATATTAATTATTTTATATATATACCAAGTACCAATATTATGTCTTGTAAATAAATATTTAATTCCAGGATTAGATAAACTTATAATTAATTTAATAATAATTAAATCCTAAAATAATTTATAAATTTTGGTGAAGTGTCTGAGAGGATTAAAGAATACGTTTGGAAAACGTATATATGTATTTCATATCAAGGGTTCGAATCCCTTCTTCACCTTTTTTATATAATATTTTTAAACATTTCTGAAATAGATTTTTCACTATTAATTTTTATTATAGATTTTGCTAAAATTTTTGATACAGTAATAACTTTAATTTTATCTATATTATTTATTTTTTTTTTTAAAGGAATAGTATCACAAACTATAATTTTATTAATATTAGAACATTTTAAATTTTTTATTGATATTCCTGATAATATAGGATGTGTTATATAAGCAAAAATGTTATTTGCATTATTCTTTTTTAGGGTTTTAGCTACTTTACAAATAGTATTACCGGTATCTATAATGTCATCTACAATAATACAATCTCTATTATTAACATTTCCAATTATATGCATAATTTTTACTTTATTATTTTTAGGTCTACGTTTATGAATAATAGCCATATCTAAATCGTTTAATGATTTTGCAATTGTACGTGCGCGTATTACACCACCAATATCAGGAGATATTATAATAGGATTTTTTAAATCTGTTTCAAACATATTTTTAGTTAAAATAGTTCCACTAAAAATATTATCTACTGGAATATCAAAAAAACCTTGAATTTGTTCTGCATGTAAATCTATTGTTAAAATACGATCAACTCCTACATTTGATAAAAAATCAGCTATAATTTTTGCAGTAATTGGTACTCTTGCAGAACTAGTTTTTTTATCTTGACGTGCATATCCAAAATATGGAATTACTGCAGTAATTCTACCCGCTGATGCTCTTCTTAATGCATCAACCATAATTAATAATTCCATAATATTATCATTTGATGGATAACAAATAGATTGTATAACAAAAATATCTCCACCACGAACATTTTCATTAATTTTAACACTAATTTCACCATCACTAAAACGACCAACAGTAGCTTTACTTAATTTAACTTTTAAATATTTAGATATTTTTTTTGATAATATAGTATTTGAATTTCCATTAAATAAATAAATATTTTTCATAACTATAATATATACCTTAAAATTGTAATTTATATTTTTATTTTAGAAAATATAAATATTTTAAAAATATTTTTTTTAATTTAATAAAATTAATACATATTAAAAAATATTTTAATTAAATTTAGTTATTAAAAATAAATATTAAAAAAAATGAAAAATTTTATTATAAATAAATTAGAATATTTAAAAAAACGTAATATTAAAATTGAAAAATTATTTTTTAAAAAATTATTAATAAAAAATAAAAATAAATTTAAAACAGTTTCAAATGAATATTACTATTTAAATAATATAAATATATTATTTGAAAAATGGAAAAAAAAAAAAAAAAAAATTAAAAAAATATTTTTATCTTTAAATAAAAATAAAAATAAAAATAAAATAAAAATAATAAATAAATATATTAAAAATATTAAAAATAAAATATATGAGTTATTATTACCTAAAAATTATAAAGATAAACTAAATTGTTTTGTAGAAATTAGATCTGGAACTGGTGGAAATGAAGCATCCATATTTGCAGGTAATCTTTTTAAAATGTATAATAATTATGCAGGATTTAAAAAATGGAATGTTGAAATTATAAATATAAATAATGGAGATCATGGAGGTTTTAAAGAAATTTTGATCAAAATAATAGGAAAATGGGTTTATAAAAATTTAAAATTTGAATCTGGAGGTCATAGAGTACAAAGAGTTCCTGAAACAGAAACTCAGGGAAGAATTCATACTTCAACATGTATTATAGCTGTAATACCTATAACACCAGAAGTTAATAAAATTAAAATAAATAATAAAGATTTAAAAATAGATACTTTTAGAGCTTCGGGGGCTGGTGGACAACATGTGAATACTACAGATTCCGCTATTAGAATAACTCATTTACCTACAGGTATTATATCAGAATGTCAAGATGAAAGATCTCAACATAAAAATAAATCAAAAGCTTTATCTATTTTATATTTTAGAATTTATGCTGCTAAAAATGAAGAAATTAATAAAAAAAAAAATTTAATAAGAAAAAATCTTTTAGGTAGCGGTTCAAGATCAGATAGAAATAGAACATATAATTTTTCACAAGATAGAGTAACTGATCATAGAATAAATCTAACTATATATCGTTTACATGATATTATAGAAGGTAAATTAGATTTATTAATTAAACCATTAATAGAAAAATATAAAAATAATAAATTAAAAAAAATATTTAAAATATGATTAAAATAAAAAATTTTTTAAAAAAAATGTGTATTAAATTAAAATATATTAAAAATCCAATATTAAATTCTAAAATTATTTTAAGTAATATTATTAAAAAATCAATTAATTGGATTAAAATATTTAATAAAAATAAAATTAATAAAAAAAAAATAAAAAAAGTAAATAAAATTTTAAAAAGAAGAAATAATGGTGAACCTATTGAATATTTATTTTACAATTGTGAATTTTGGTCTTTATTAATAAAAATTTATCCTATTACAATTATACCAAGAAAAGATACAGAAATATTAGTTGAAATTATATTAAGAAAAATATGTTGTAAAGATATAATATTAGATTTAGGGGTTGGTAGTGGTTCGTTAAGTTTATCATTAGCTAATGAAAATAAAAATATTAAAATAATTGGTGTTGATAATATTAAAAAAATCATTAAATTATCTAATAAAAATGCAATAAATTTAAAATTAAAAAATGTATTATTTTTACATAGTAATTGGTTTTCAATATTTAAAAAAGAAAAATTTAATATTATTATTGGTAATGTACCTTATATAAATATATATGATTATAATTTAAATAATTTATCTTTAAAATTTGAACCTATTAATTCAATGATATCTAAAAATAAGGGTTTAAAAGAAATTAAATATATTATAAAAAAATCTAAATTTTATTTATATAAAAATGGATGGTTATTTTTAGAACACGGTTTTAATCAAAAATTAAAAGTTAAATATTTTTTTAAAAAATATAATTTTCTAAATATTAAAAGTTATAATGATTATAATAAAAAAAATCGTATTACATTAGGACAATATATTTAAAAAATATTAAAAATAAAAATAATAAATATTATTTATAAAAATAATATTTTAAAAGGATAATTTATGAGAAAAACTAAAATAGTTTGTACTATAGGGCCTAAAACAGAATCTATTTATATGTTAATTAAATTGTTAAATATGGGTATGGATGTTATGAGATTAAATTTTTCTCATGGAGATCATAAAGAACATAACTTAAGAATAAATAATCTTCGTAAAGCAATAAAAAAAACTAATAAAAGAGCAGCTATTTTATTAGATACTAGGGGACCTGAAATTAGAACAATGAAATTAGTAAATGGTAAAGATGTTAAATTAAAAAAAGGTCAATTTTTTAAATTTACTATTGATCAAAATTTTATTGGTAATAGCACTAAAGTGGCTGTAACATATAAAAAATTTTTAGATGATTTAAAAATAGGTAATTTAGTTTTATTAGATGATGGTTTAATTAAAATGAAAGTAATAAATGTTAATAAAAAATATGTTTTTTGTTCTGTATTAAATGATGGAGTATTAGGAGAAAATAAAGGTGTTAATTTACCTGAAATTTCTATTAAATTACCAACATTATCTGAAGTAGATAAAAAAGATTTGATATTTGGTTGTAAAAAAAAAATCGATTTTGTAGCAGTTTCATTTGTAAGAAAAAAATCTGATATATTAGAAATAAGAAAATTTTTAGATAATAATAAAGGTAAAGATATTAAAATTATATCTAAAATTGAAAACCGAGAAGGTTTAAAAAATTTTTTAGAAATATTAAATGTATCAGATGGTATTATGGTAGCACGTGGAGATCTTGGGGTAGAAATACCTTTAGAAGAAGTAATTTTTGTTCAAAAAATGATGATTAAAAAATGTAATGAATCATTAAAAGTAATTATTACAGCAACACAAATGTTAGATTCTATGATAAGAAATCCAAGACCAACTAGAGCTGAAGCTGGTGATATTACTAATGCTATAATGGATGGAACTGACGCAGTAATGTTATCTGGAGAAAGTGCTAAAGGAAATTATCCATTAGAATCTGTATCTACTATGAAAAAAATATGTATTAAAACAGATAAAATAATTAAACCTAAAATATATATTAAAAATAGTAAATATAAAAATTTAATATTTCTTGAAACTATTTGTTGTGGTGCTGTAGGTATATCAGAAAAAATAAAAATTAAACTTATTATAATTGAAACTTCAAGTGGTGTTTCAGCTATGGCTTTAAGAAAATATTTTCCTAAATCAATGATTTTAGCTTTAACTTACAAAAGAAGAGTAGCTAATCAATTAATATTAAGTAAGGGAATAATTTCTAGGGTTATTAAAAAAAAAATATCTCAAAATAATATTTATAATATAAGTAGAGAAGAATCATTAAAAAGTGGGTATGCTAAATTAGGTGATATTGTTATAATTATATCTGGAATTTGTAAATTAAATAAAAAAATTCATAATATTTCAATTCATACTTTATAAAATATTTTAATATTTAAATTTTATTTTTTTTTATAATATTTTTTTGAAACAGGAAAATTTTGTAATTTATATATATGATAAGTCATCATTATTGCAGAAGAAGTTAACCCAATTATAAAACCATACCAAAAACCTTTTGGACCTAATGGTGGTATAATAATATTAGTTAATGATAATATGTATCCTAATGGTAAACCTAAAATCCAATAAGAAAAAAATGTTATTATAAATATTGATTTAGTATCTTGATATCCACGTAAAATACCATTATTAATAACTTGTATAGAATCAGAAAAATGATAAACTGACGTAATTAACATTAATTCTGATGCTAAATTTATTATTATTGTATTACTATTATAAAAAGATGCTATTTTATATCTATATAAAATAATTATTGGTATAACTAAAATAGTTGTTAAAAATCCTACAAATTGAGCTGCTAAAGATGATATTTTTGCTAAATTAGTAGCTCCTCTACCTAAATGAAATCCTATTCTAATAGTTGCGCTTGTACTTATAGATAACGGTACAACAAATATTAAAGAACTAAAATTTAAAGCAATTTGATGACCTGTTACTTCTATTACTCCCATAGGTGATATAAATAAAGCAACTAAAGCAAAAAGAGTTACTTCAAAAAATAATGATAAAGCTATTGGAAAACCTTTTTTTATTAATTTATAAATTATATTTATATTTGGAAAAATTATTTTATAATTATTTATTTTTTTTTCTTCATAAAATATAAACATCCATATTCTTAAAGAAATAAACATTATCCAATAAATTAAAACTGTAGTTAATCCACAACCTATTCCTCCTAATTTTGGAATAAAATAATATCCATTAATAAAAATATAATTTATAGGTATATTTAATAAAAACCCTAAAAATCCTATTATCATATTAGGTGTGGTTTTAGATATACCCTCAAATTGGTTTTTTATTACTTGAAAATATAAATACGCAGGAACTCCGAATACTAAAATTTTTAAGTATTCTAATGATTTTTTTTCTAAAACAGAATTAATATGATGCATAAAATTAATAATATAACTAGAATTTAATATTATTAAAATCATAAATATTGAAATTAAAGTAGCAAACCAATAAGCTTGTGATATATAGTATCTAATAAGTTTAAATTTTTTTGATCCATAAAATTTAGAAATAATAGGGGTTACAGGTAATAATAAACCATGACCAAACAAAACTATAGGTATCCAAATTGATGATCCAATAGCAATAGCTGCTATATCAGTTGTTCCAGCATTACTAGCCATAATTGTATTTGTTATTCCTATAGCAGTTTGTGATAATTGTGCAAATATAACAGGTATTGATAACGTTACTATTTTACGTATTTCTATTAAAAAAATATTCATAATTATTTATTTAACATATTAAAATATATTTATAAAAAATTTTAAATATATTTATAAAATTATTTTAAATTAAGGAATAAAATGAAAATTTTAGAAAAAATAAAAAACCAAATTTCTTCTAATAATATAATAATATATATGAAAGGTTCTCCAAATAACCCAAAATGTGGATTTTCTTCAAAAGCTGTAAAAATAATTTCTTATTATACTAATAAATTTGTTTATATAGATGTATTAGAAAATGAAAATATTAGATCTTTTTTACCTCAATATTCACATTGGCCAACTTTTCCTCAAATATGGATAAATGGTAAATTTATTGGAGGATGTGATATTATAGTTAAAATGTTCAATAATGGAGAATTAAAAAAAATGATAAATAATAAAAAATAAATTTAATATAATAATTTATTTTTTTTTTTTAAATTTAAATTTATTAATTAATTTACAAAATAAAGAAGCAGTTAAAAGAGAATCATATAAAGCAGAATGTGAATATTTCATATTAAAATATAATCCAATTTTTTTACATGCTTTGAAAAGTATATTTTGTCCTATTATAAAACTACTAATAGTAGATGTATCAAAAGTTGTAAATGGGTGAAATGGATTAATTGTAATTCCTAATCTTTCTATAGAAGACATTATAAAATTATGATCAAAAACTACATTATGTGCAACTATAATAGAACGATTACATAAATTTTTTTTCATTTTTTTAGTAATTAATTTTATAATTTTATTAAAAGCATTATATTCACTAATAGCTCCTCTTAAAGAACTATTAATATTTATTTTATTATGAATTAATGATTCATAATTAATTTTAGAATTTAAAAAAGGTTTAATATGAAAATGAATTATTTGATCTTTTTTTAACCATCCATTTTTATCAATTTTAAAAGTTATTAATGCTATTTCTAATATGGCATTTATATTTGAATCTAAACCAGATGTTTCTATATCTATAACAATTGGATAAAAACCTTTAAATCTATAATATAAATGTTTTTTTTTATTCAAATTTAATTCCTAATTTTTAAAAAATATATTATAATTTATGAACTTAAATATAATTTTTTAATTTAATATTAAAAAATTATATTTATATAAAATTTAACAAATTTAAATAGTAAAATTAATATAGGGTTTTATGAGTTATATAAATATTATTAAAATTTTTAAAATGCGTAACTTACTATTTCAAATAACAAATGAAAAAATTTTAAAAAAAATTTTAAAAAATAATTATATTAATTTTTATTGTGGTTTTGATCCAACATCAAGTAGTTTACATATAGGACATTTATTACCATTAATTTCAATAAAAAGATTTCAAAAATTAGGACATAAACCTATATTATTAATAGGAGAATCTACAGGATTAATAGGTGATCCAAGTTTTAAAAAAAATGAAAGAAAATTACAAAATAAAATAAAAATAAAAAAATATACTAAAAAAATTATTTTTCAAATAAATTCAATTTTAAATAAAAATAAAAATAATAATTTAATTATATTAAATAATTATAAATGGTTTAAAAACATAAATATTATTAATTTTTTAGAAAAAATTGGTAAACATTTCTTTATTAATAATATGATTAATAAAGAAATTATTAAAAATAGAATTAAAAATATTAATAAAAATATATCCTTTACAGAATTTTCATATATTTTATTACAAAGTTATGATTTTTTACATTTATATAACAAATATAAAGTATTTTTACAAATTGGAGGTTCTGATCAATGGGGAAATATTATTTCAGGTATAAATTTAATAAAAAAAATAAATAAAAATAAAGTTTTTGGTTTAACATTACCTTTATTAATTCAATCTAATGGAATTAAATTTGGTAAAACAGAAAAAAATACTATTTGGTTAGATGAAAAAAAAACTAGTCCTTATAAATTTTATCAATTTTGGATAAATACTAAAGATTCTGATGTATATAATTTTTTAAAATTATTTACTTTTATAAACATAGCTAAAATATATAAAATAAAAAAACAAGATAAAAATAAAAAAAAACCTATCGCTCAAACTATTTTAGCTGATAAATTAACTTATTTAATACATGGTAAAAATAATTTAATTTCTGCTAAAAGAATTACAAAAAGTCTTTTTAACAATAAATTATCAGAAATGACCGAATATGATTTTTATCAATTAAAACAAGATGGAATTTTTACTATAAAAATAAATTTTAATAATATAAAATATCTTCAAGAAATTTTATTAATTTCTAATTTATCTTCATCTTATAATAAAGCTAAAAATATGATTATTTCCAAATCTATAAAAGTAAATGGAAAAATAGAATCTAATATTTATTTTAAATTTAAAAAAAAAAATTTAATATTTAAAAAATATAGTTTAATTTGTAGAGGTAAAAAAAATTATTGTTTAATTTATTGGAATAATTCTAAAATTTAAAAATTATATTTTAGTATACATATCAATACATTTAGTTGGACATTGTGATATACATAATGTACATCCAATACAATTTTTATTTATAATAGTATGTAAAAAACCTCGAGAACCTACAATAGCGTTATTAGGGCATTTTTTTAAACATTTATTACATCCGATACAATTTTTTTCATCAATCCATGCATATATACGTAATTTTTTTTTTTTTTTATTATTCATATTTAATTTATAATTTATAAATAATATAATAAATTATTAATTTATTTTAAAATAAATTAATATTAATTTATTTTTTAATATAAATTAATATTAATTTTAAAATAAATTTATTTTTTTAATATAACTTTAGGTAAACCTTTATTAATAACTACAGATTTATCAATAATTATTTTATGAATATCATTTCTAGATGGAGTTTTATACATAATATTAAGTAAAAAATTTTCTAATATTGATTTTAAACCTCTAGAACCAACATTTAGTTTTTTTGCTTTTTTAGCTATTTCATAAATAGCATCTGATTTAAATTTTAATTTAATATTTTCTATATTAAATAAAATTTTATATTGTTCTATTAAAGAATGATTAGTTTCATTTAAAATACTAATAAAATCCATAATATTTAAACTATTTAAACTAATAATTATTGGTAATCTACCTACAAATTCTGGAATTAAACCAAATTTTATTAAATCAGAAGTTTGTAAATAATTTAATAAATTTTTATTTAAATATTTTCTGTCATAAATTTTTGAATTAAAACCTATATAATTTCTTCTTTTAATTCTTTTTTTTATAATTTTTTTTATATTATTAAAAGCTCCTCCACAAATAAATAACATTTCATTTGTATTTATATATAAAAATTCTTGTTGAGGATGTTTTCTACCACCTTTAGGAGGTATAGAAGATATAGTTCCTTCTATTAATTTTAATAATGATTGTTGTACTCCTTCTCCAGATACATCACGAGTTATTGAAACATTGTCTGTTTTTTTTGCAATTTTATCTATTTCATCTATATATATAATACCATGTTGTGCTTTTTCTATATCATAATTACATGATTGTAATAATTTATGAATTATATTTTCTACATCTTCACCAACATAACCAGCTTCAGTTAATGATGTTGCATCAGCAATTACAAATGGAACATTAAGAAATTTAGATAAAGTTTTAGCTAATAAAGTTTTACCACTTCCTGTAGGTCCAACCATTAAAATATTACTTTTTTCTAATTCTATCTTACTTTGTTGATAAATAAATAATCTTTTATAATGATTATATACAGCGACAGATAAAATTTTTTTAGCTGAATTTTGACCAATTATATATCTATCTAAATATCTTTTAATTTGATAAGGTTTAGGTACATATTTCATAATTTATCCATTTTTTTTAAAATAATAAAATTTGTTATATATTAAACTATTCTTTTTTTTAAAATTTTATCTATTATTCCATATTTTACAGCTTCTTTTGCTGAAAAAAAATAATCTCTTTCTATATCTTTTTCTATTTTTTTTATATTTTGACCAGTATTTTTTGATATTAATTTATTTAAATAATTTTTAGTTTTAATAATTTCTTTTGCATGAATTTCAATATCAGTAACTTGTCCATTATAACCACCTAATGGTTGATGAATCATTATACGAGAACTTGGTAAACAAAATCTTTTTTTTTTAGTTCCGGATGATAATATAAAAGCTCCCATAGAACAAGCTTGACCTATACATATAGTATTAACATCAGGTGTTATAAATTTCATAGTATCATAAATACACATACCTGAAGTTATAACACCACCAGGTGAATTTATATATAAAAATATATCTTTTTTAGAATCTACAGATTCTAAAAATAACATTTGTGCCACAATTGTATTTGCAATACTATCTTCTATTGTTCCTGATAAAAAAATTATTCTATCTTTTAATAACCTTGAATATATATCATAAGAATTTTCTCCTTTAGAACTTTTTTCTATTACTATAGGTACTAAATTCATAATATTTCCTTATATTTATTTTTAATAAAAATAATTTTATTAATATAAATAAAATTATTTAATTTTTTATATAAAAAATATATATTACATAATTATATAATATAATAAATTATTAATATATAA contains:
- the pth gene encoding aminoacyl-tRNA hydrolase; translation: MIIKLIISLSNPGIKYLFTRHNIGTWYIYKIINIYKKYFKKKRNLNNFLGKITYFNNIIYLFIPNIYMNINYLQIINIINYYKIDISNIIIIHDDLDLFPGIIKFQKNGYHGGHNGLKEFIYKIKNNNFMRIRIGIGRPKKINKISKFVLSYPLKYEKFLINTSINVLINYTKIFFKKKDINILKKINYFKIN
- a CDS encoding ribose-phosphate pyrophosphokinase, with the translated sequence MKNIYLFNGNSNTILSKKISKYLKVKLSKATVGRFSDGEISVKINENVRGGDIFVIQSICYPSNDNIMELLIMVDALRRASAGRITAVIPYFGYARQDKKTSSARVPITAKIIADFLSNVGVDRILTIDLHAEQIQGFFDIPVDNIFSGTILTKNMFETDLKNPIIISPDIGGVIRARTIAKSLNDLDMAIIHKRRPKNNKVKIMHIIGNVNNRDCIIVDDIIDTGNTICKVAKTLKKNNANNIFAYITHPILSGISIKNLKCSNINKIIVCDTIPLKKKINNIDKIKVITVSKILAKSIIKINSEKSISEMFKNII
- the prfA gene encoding peptide chain release factor 1, with amino-acid sequence MKNFIINKLEYLKKRNIKIEKLFFKKLLIKNKNKFKTVSNEYYYLNNINILFEKWKKKKKKIKKIFLSLNKNKNKNKIKIINKYIKNIKNKIYELLLPKNYKDKLNCFVEIRSGTGGNEASIFAGNLFKMYNNYAGFKKWNVEIININNGDHGGFKEILIKIIGKWVYKNLKFESGGHRVQRVPETETQGRIHTSTCIIAVIPITPEVNKIKINNKDLKIDTFRASGAGGQHVNTTDSAIRITHLPTGIISECQDERSQHKNKSKALSILYFRIYAAKNEEINKKKNLIRKNLLGSGSRSDRNRTYNFSQDRVTDHRINLTIYRLHDIIEGKLDLLIKPLIEKYKNNKLKKIFKI
- the prmC gene encoding peptide chain release factor N(5)-glutamine methyltransferase; this translates as MIKIKNFLKKMCIKLKYIKNPILNSKIILSNIIKKSINWIKIFNKNKINKKKIKKVNKILKRRNNGEPIEYLFYNCEFWSLLIKIYPITIIPRKDTEILVEIILRKICCKDIILDLGVGSGSLSLSLANENKNIKIIGVDNIKKIIKLSNKNAINLKLKNVLFLHSNWFSIFKKEKFNIIIGNVPYINIYDYNLNNLSLKFEPINSMISKNKGLKEIKYIIKKSKFYLYKNGWLFLEHGFNQKLKVKYFFKKYNFLNIKSYNDYNKKNRITLGQYI
- the pykF gene encoding pyruvate kinase PykF → MRKTKIVCTIGPKTESIYMLIKLLNMGMDVMRLNFSHGDHKEHNLRINNLRKAIKKTNKRAAILLDTRGPEIRTMKLVNGKDVKLKKGQFFKFTIDQNFIGNSTKVAVTYKKFLDDLKIGNLVLLDDGLIKMKVINVNKKYVFCSVLNDGVLGENKGVNLPEISIKLPTLSEVDKKDLIFGCKKKIDFVAVSFVRKKSDILEIRKFLDNNKGKDIKIISKIENREGLKNFLEILNVSDGIMVARGDLGVEIPLEEVIFVQKMMIKKCNESLKVIITATQMLDSMIRNPRPTRAEAGDITNAIMDGTDAVMLSGESAKGNYPLESVSTMKKICIKTDKIIKPKIYIKNSKYKNLIFLETICCGAVGISEKIKIKLIIIETSSGVSAMALRKYFPKSMILALTYKRRVANQLILSKGIISRVIKKKISQNNIYNISREESLKSGYAKLGDIVIIISGICKLNKKIHNISIHTL
- a CDS encoding MATE family efflux transporter, which gives rise to MNIFLIEIRKIVTLSIPVIFAQLSQTAIGITNTIMASNAGTTDIAAIAIGSSIWIPIVLFGHGLLLPVTPIISKFYGSKKFKLIRYYISQAYWFATLISIFMILIILNSSYIINFMHHINSVLEKKSLEYLKILVFGVPAYLYFQVIKNQFEGISKTTPNMIIGFLGFLLNIPINYIFINGYYFIPKLGGIGCGLTTVLIYWIMFISLRIWMFIFYEEKKINNYKIIFPNINIIYKLIKKGFPIALSLFFEVTLFALVALFISPMGVIEVTGHQIALNFSSLIFVVPLSISTSATIRIGFHLGRGATNLAKISSLAAQFVGFLTTILVIPIIILYRYKIASFYNSNTIIINLASELMLITSVYHFSDSIQVINNGILRGYQDTKSIFIITFFSYWILGLPLGYILSLTNIIIPPLGPKGFWYGFIIGLTSSAIMMTYHIYKLQNFPVSKKYYKKK
- the grxD gene encoding Grx4 family monothiol glutaredoxin → MKILEKIKNQISSNNIIIYMKGSPNNPKCGFSSKAVKIISYYTNKFVYIDVLENENIRSFLPQYSHWPTFPQIWINGKFIGGCDIIVKMFNNGELKKMINNKK
- a CDS encoding exonuclease domain-containing protein, with amino-acid sequence MNKKKHLYYRFKGFYPIVIDIETSGLDSNINAILEIALITFKIDKNGWLKKDQIIHFHIKPFLNSKINYESLIHNKININSSLRGAISEYNAFNKIIKLITKKMKKNLCNRSIIVAHNVVFDHNFIMSSIERLGITINPFHPFTTFDTSTISSFIIGQNILFKACKKIGLYFNMKYSHSALYDSLLTASLFCKLINKFKFKKKK
- the tyrS gene encoding tyrosine--tRNA ligase, translating into MSYINIIKIFKMRNLLFQITNEKILKKILKNNYINFYCGFDPTSSSLHIGHLLPLISIKRFQKLGHKPILLIGESTGLIGDPSFKKNERKLQNKIKIKKYTKKIIFQINSILNKNKNNNLIILNNYKWFKNINIINFLEKIGKHFFINNMINKEIIKNRIKNINKNISFTEFSYILLQSYDFLHLYNKYKVFLQIGGSDQWGNIISGINLIKKINKNKVFGLTLPLLIQSNGIKFGKTEKNTIWLDEKKTSPYKFYQFWINTKDSDVYNFLKLFTFINIAKIYKIKKQDKNKKKPIAQTILADKLTYLIHGKNNLISAKRITKSLFNNKLSEMTEYDFYQLKQDGIFTIKINFNNIKYLQEILLISNLSSSYNKAKNMIISKSIKVNGKIESNIYFKFKKKNLIFKKYSLICRGKKNYCLIYWNNSKI
- a CDS encoding RnfABCDGE type electron transport complex subunit B; protein product: MNNKKKKKLRIYAWIDEKNCIGCNKCLKKCPNNAIVGSRGFLHTIINKNCIGCTLCISQCPTKCIDMYTKI
- the clpP gene encoding ATP-dependent Clp endopeptidase proteolytic subunit ClpP — its product is MNLVPIVIEKSSKGENSYDIYSRLLKDRIIFLSGTIEDSIANTIVAQMLFLESVDSKKDIFLYINSPGGVITSGMCIYDTMKFITPDVNTICIGQACSMGAFILSSGTKKKRFCLPSSRIMIHQPLGGYNGQVTDIEIHAKEIIKTKNYLNKLISKNTGQNIKKIEKDIERDYFFSAKEAVKYGIIDKILKKRIV